The Paramormyrops kingsleyae isolate MSU_618 chromosome 23, PKINGS_0.4, whole genome shotgun sequence sequence GCCCTGAAATCAGTGGTGCTGCAAGTGTGTTCATGGCTTAGGGCTCATTTTAGAGGCATCATCTAACTTGTTAAAGGAGGCCTTCAGCATTGTGACTATTCAGCTAATTAATTGTAAAAGGGCTTTCACAGTGATGGATGATGAACCACAGTCACATTCAGTGATAAAATGTGGTATAAttacctttttttttggccacAGACAGGTCTCCTAATTGCTTCAAGTGAAGCTTTCTATAAGTGATTTAAATTTTGGGACCTAATGCCAAATCTGGGTTTGAAAGAATGACTTCTAGATGAAGACAACCCACGTATATGTTAATTTAACAGATGTCTGCACTGTTACTGTTGaagtaagtatattatttcaAGAATAAAAGTCCTTCAAAgtcaaaaatataattaaaagtTGATTAAAACTAACAAATGTTATTGTGTAATTAGATAACATTTCCGTGCAGCTGTATATTATAGAAAATAAAACCGCAGCATTACCCATAAACACAGTGATGCAGATGGTGCCGTAGACAAGATGTCCATGGTGAAGTGAACTATCAAGCAGAATCAAAGTGTTTCACAACAGACATGACACCAGAGAAATGGAAATGGAGACATTTCAAGGGCTAAGATGACacataaaaatacacacatttaCTCTGCTGTTTTTTGCAACGTCAGCAAATCACAAAGATACGCAGATCTTCCCTTTGAACTTAGGCAACACTCTTACAAGGAGCATATTTGGGTTTTTCAGACAAGCTCACCTCCCACTCTTTCGTCGAGATATCGGTCTTCTCCTCCTCACTGACTCCTATATGCTCATTCCTCTTGACCACCTTGAACCCTGGTTCTTGGGCCTGGATCACACCCCTATCCCCGTAAGTCTCTGGGCTCCACTGGACGAAGAACAGGTATAGGTGGTCTGACCTGAAACATAAGAACTGGCTGACCGTTATTGTGGCTATAACAGCGCAGACAGTTTTCCTGCCAGACACACCATTTCAGAGCAACGGTGCCAGCTTGGGAAACCTCAGCCACTTCCTCACAATGTCAGGCAGCTCTGACAGCTGTCCTTGTTAAAATTAAACCCATAAAGCTATAATGAGATTTTGTGGGAGAATGATGTGCTTTAATGTATTCAATGATTCTTCGTTTAAATACTTCCCATTGAACTTGCATGGAATAAtgctatatttatatatacacatttattcatAGTGAGTTTTAATTTTTATCAGTTTCCCTCTATTTAAATGAAACTGGGTATCACGGTATTGTTTATGCGCCACTGATGATAAAACCACCTTTTCATTTATGCATAATTATTGATGTATTTTACGAAACACTTAGATAATTTGGACAAATTTATTACTGAAAATTGTTTTCGCTTTGGTCTCACAGTCTCTATGTGTAAATGTTggatgttctcctcatgttcaCATCAGGTTTCCTCTATGTGCTCCAGCTTTCAgctgtccaaagacatgcagtttgcagATCCGTGCCACTACATTGTCCTtagtgtgtatgcatgtgtctgGCGTCTCTCCCTTATGATTGAGATTCCAGGGTCCAGGTTTACTGAAGACTGACTGAcgtaatcatcatcatcatcaccatcatcagcaGCAGCACCTTTACCTCTCCTGTGGGACAGTGAACCAGTACTCATGCTTCCTGCCCCTCTGGGCATACTGTTGCATGGAGGCACTGGCTTGCGACACAAAGGTCTTCTTCATGGGCCTGCCGACCCGCAAGCACAGGAACCTGTGTGTTTGCTGCCTTTGTTTCTCCCCGCGTGCCTCCATTCCTGTGacaggggagggagggaggtatGGAGGGGTTTCAAGAAAAATGCCACCTGACCATGGAGCAGGCAGACACAATAGGGCACCATGAAGGAGAACCAATAAAGATGATGCACACTGGCGTGACCGATCCAACCAGCCAGTAAAATAGCCTCAATGACCTCATCACTTGTGATGTCAGTCTGTAGCTGGTAAATGACCTGCCCTATTGGACGGAGTTTTTTAAGTGGAACTTCCTTTGATCAAAGCTGGAGGATAAGCCCTAAACCCGACCTTATTCAGCCACAGTCTTCCATGTGCTTCAGGTCGTGTTTTTCCCAATCATGTAAAGTTATTCCTGCTCAATCCAGAAAACCATGGATGAGAGACATCTTGTATGTGCCATAGCAGCCAGATATCCGACCAGCTAGAAAACCTGTAGTATCTGTAGGGCATCTGGAAACATGCCTGATGCTATATGAATGGAGTACATTTGAAGCTAATTGTTTTTCTGGGAATACTAATCTAACCCAAACATCCACATTAACAGCCCAGATCATCAGAAGAATTTCAGTTTGCTACACACTGTCTGGCTTATTAACATGAGCATTAACCACAAATTTaagataaatacataaaataagtatATTCTACGTTATTCACATttatgttacatttacattttctttgGGAGCACTTCAACATTACACTTCTATTTTTGTGTATAGCATATATGACATGAGGTTTTAAGCAATGTTCCTATAAATCGTTTTTGGTCacttgacagctgtatgcttggGATACTTTGTGTTTGAACAAAAgcattttccaaataaataaattgattttttttgtgttgatcgagctgaaacaaaatcatatAGTGTTAATATTTAAGCTCATCCTCTTTACTATACAAGAGAGCTTGACATGGAAGACATGGAAGCCTGTCCCAAAGTTAAGCTGTGAATCACCAGAAGGGGGCACACTCAAAGTTGTTACTGTTTTAGAGTGAGGAAAAAGCactagaacataagaacataagttcttatgttcttatgttctagtCTCTAATGTGCATCATTAGgaccacaaaacaaaaacaaacatgtcCACCTTAGGCCAGCTGTCTTCCTACCTTCAGCCATTTCCTGGCTCTCGGGCACCTCTGACGGTCCGGCTGCATCCTGTTTCTGGTCCAGTTCCTTTTTCAGCTCACTGGTCTGTGGCTCCTCTTCTGTCTTGACTTGTAGCCCCTCATCTGCCCCGACTTTCTGAGTTTCCTCTTTCCCAAGTCCCTCTTGTGACTTGGAGATGCCGGACTCGACCCCATCTGcctcaccagcagggggcgcactCTGAGAATTTCCCAGAGAACTGCTCTCTGCCTCAGGTTCCTTTGCCTCCGGGGCTTTAACCTGGTTGATGGTCTGCACTGACTCTGAGGAGGCGCCGGACGACTTGTTGAGGTGCAGCTCGTCGGAAGAGGGCAACTCCTCTCGGATGGGGGAGAGCTCCGACTCAGTGAAGACCTCCTCAGAGACGGAGCCCTCGGTGCTGCGGGGGGCTGTGCTGCCGCTGTCATTGCCCGTGTCCTGAGGGCATGGTCCCATTATGTCGGCACGTGTGGGTCTCTTCGGGGGACCTGGGTCAGACCCTGACAAGAGGGCTTCTAGATCTCTGCAGAGAAGCACGAACATTTGGTGCATGAGTTAAGCGTGCTACTCTGCCACCAAAATATCCTCATAAAAACGATGAATCAGTAAATCGGCATATAATCCTCCCCGGCCCTACATAGAAAAAGTGGTTATGAAAATGAGGTGCACAAATGGAAAGGAAAATCAGTAGAATTATATATTTTGATGTCAGAAATGCTAAATTGCTGGATGATTATGCTGGTCCTATTTAAACGAGACCTTTTAAAGGAAAGACTTTAAAAAGGAGGTGCTTAAGGAATGCTAGCACAGTCTGTGGGGGTAAAATGGGTCAGCACTGGGCGGTTTAGGAATCAATGCCTCCCGCCTAGACGCTCTGTGATTGCGGAGGCACAGATATCTCACGGTCACTGACGCTGTCCCGCTCGGCCCACGCCTCTTACGCGGGGATGGACTCCTTGATCTTGACGTCGCTTATCTCCTTGTATGCAGTGGCAGACATGATCTCCTCCAGAGGACACATGATGCCGTACTCCTCGCAGCCACGCTCCAGCACCAGGGGGTCCGCCCGGTGGGGGTCGAACATGATGTTGTTGGGCGTGACCAGGAGCACCCCGCTGATGATGCCCTGGTGAGATGGCGTAGAGCGGTCAGCGGAGGAGGAGGGGCCTGTcgcatcggggggggggggggaactccCCAAGTGGCAACGGCGCTCACCTTGCCGTCCGTGATGTACTTGCAGTTGATTTTGAGGAACTTCTCCGTCAGCGCCTCCTCCTCTTCGGAGGTGGATGACACCACCCGGGTGCTACGGGGAGGGATGTGGACCTGGGGAACTGGAATGTCCTTCTGAGGAGCTCCATCTGAATCCTGGAGAACAGCAGGAGATCACAGAGGGCAGACGCCTGATAAAGTACCTCCAGTGTGTGTCCGTCACCCAGCAGGCCCTGACAGGAACGTCTTGAGGTGGCCATCGCGCCTCCCTGACTCACTGGTACTTCATTACCTGCTGTTCAGATACAGGTTCTCCACAGGCTATTGGCTCTCACTGTGTGACTTATGAGAGTGtgagatggggggtggggataTCTGCTGTCCAAGAATACAATGTTGAGTCAATTTGCATGTCCCTGCTTTCACTGGTACAGtaaatctccccccccccccccccccccgtcgagCCTGCCCACATCCCAAAGCGTGTGCTCCTTCCCATACAGCCAAAGCCGACTCCAGTTTCTTTAGTGTTGGGTTATGTTCTGGTGTTCTGCTGCTGTTTGGTGTTATGACCGTTTTCTGGTCACATCTATAGAACATGGATATGCGCTCTTACAGGCAACGGGAAGCAACTATCGTAAGAGGAATTCTCAGACATTAGAGAAAGTGCATATCCAGGACTGAaaggtatatttaaaaaataactcTATGGAGAAATGTCCCAGTAAACAAGGCCACTCTAATATGCTTTGTGTTCTCTCTAGTTCAGCAAACTATATGAACGTGTTTAAAGTTCCTGTATTTTCCAGGCATCATCCACAGAATGCATTAAGAAAGCTGGGCAACGTAGTTTATCAAAGTCCTTGCCACTTAGTTAAACCTTCCAGCAAGTGCCACCCGTATCGAGATTTACTTGCCCTAAAGCAATCAATTTCTTTGGTGCAGCATCTAGGTATATGAGCCTGCACTCatctttttgccatttttttcatCCCTCCTTCCTCCCAGTGACTTCCATTCATTTTCAGATGCTTCCTGGACAGTCACTGTACAGGTTACAGCCACTAAACCTCATAAGCAGCCTACAGCCATGTCACCCAACACTCAACAGAGGAGAAATTGGCCCACATTGATCTTTTTGTCACAATCACATTTCCTCCAGGATGTATGTGGTTCTCTAGTTaactctcctcctcctcagggaGTTGCGATGAAATACTGCGAGGGAAATTCCTGAGAGCCAGGCGACAAATATGCCAACATCACAGCAATCAACAATCTTCTCATAATGAAATCTATATCAGAGTAACAGTAGAATTGCTCCTCTGTGGTTTTATAAGGAACAACAAAGGCATTTGTTTCTCTATGAGATAAAAGTGCTTTGCACTGTAGCTGAACGTACCGTGGTGAGCTTCTCAAGGTCGGCCTCGGATGAGGTGGGAGACAGGGGGCCGACGGGGCTTAGGGAGGGGGAGCTCTCAGCGCTGGAGACGTAGTCAGGATCGGGGACGTACAGAATCTGTAAATGTATTCAGAGGGCTGTCTTTatgtggggggggcacagagacacacagacatactcaTACGACACACATAATCTCAACACGGGCACATTAGCAGTGAAGGGGAGAGGTGCAGTTACTTCAGGTGgacctgctgggggggggtcagtgactCGTGAAGTCTGCTTGGGGGGGCTGGGTGAAGTGCTGAGATTTATGCAAGGCTTCTTGACCCGTTTGAGCCCACCAAAACATGGAGCAGCAAGTGACTACCCCATCACCCTCTCA is a genomic window containing:
- the LOC111852570 gene encoding oxidation resistance protein 1-like isoform X1; its protein translation is MFSTKRLKKKSQSVDITSQGYSGTLVKDNQHSPINRLVPSVARTTVSGEEEGRNATNSQRARSPRHSDLKRFYTMDSGQKKETRRAAFQKPKGTTEYCVESRDTLNSIALKFDTTPNALVQLNKLFSRAVVPGQILYVPDPDYVSSAESSPSLSPVGPLSPTSSEADLEKLTTDSDGAPQKDIPVPQVHIPPRSTRVVSSTSEEEEALTEKFLKINCKYITDGKGIISGVLLVTPNNIMFDPHRADPLVLERGCEEYGIMCPLEEIMSATAYKEISDVKIKESIPADLEALLSGSDPGPPKRPTRADIMGPCPQDTGNDSGSTAPRSTEGSVSEEVFTESELSPIREELPSSDELHLNKSSGASSESVQTINQVKAPEAKEPEAESSSLGNSQSAPPAGEADGVESGISKSQEGLGKEETQKVGADEGLQVKTEEEPQTSELKKELDQKQDAAGPSEVPESQEMAEGMEARGEKQRQQTHRFLCLRVGRPMKKTFVSQASASMQQYAQRGRKHEYWFTVPQERSDHLYLFFVQWSPETYGDRGVIQAQEPGFKVVKRNEHIGVSEEEKTDISTKEWEVVSEDEYQRRVDALNSEDLRALCKRLQITTKEELTTKHGTSNMAELELEALKPTLSEPSSLLQVEQIEKLAKTLPPRTFGYPWSLAFSTSKHGMSIKTLYRTMQAQDSPVLMIIKDSDGQLFGALASEPFKVSEGFYGTGETFLFTFCPELEVFKWTGDNMFFIKGDMDSLAFGGGGGEFGLWLDGDLYHGRSHSCKTFGNPLLSKKEDFFVQDIEIWSFE
- the LOC111852570 gene encoding oxidation resistance protein 1-like isoform X4 — encoded protein: MFSTKRTTVSGEEEGRNATNSQRARSPRHSDLKRFYTMDSGQKKETRRAAFQKPKGTTEYCVESRDTLNSIALKFDTTPNALVQLNKLFSRAVVPGQILYVPDPDYVSSAESSPSLSPVGPLSPTSSEADLEKLTTDSDGAPQKDIPVPQVHIPPRSTRVVSSTSEEEEALTEKFLKINCKYITDGKGIISGVLLVTPNNIMFDPHRADPLVLERGCEEYGIMCPLEEIMSATAYKEISDVKIKESIPADLEALLSGSDPGPPKRPTRADIMGPCPQDTGNDSGSTAPRSTEGSVSEEVFTESELSPIREELPSSDELHLNKSSGASSESVQTINQVKAPEAKEPEAESSSLGNSQSAPPAGEADGVESGISKSQEGLGKEETQKVGADEGLQVKTEEEPQTSELKKELDQKQDAAGPSEVPESQEMAEGMEARGEKQRQQTHRFLCLRVGRPMKKTFVSQASASMQQYAQRGRKHEYWFTVPQERSDHLYLFFVQWSPETYGDRGVIQAQEPGFKVVKRNEHIGVSEEEKTDISTKEWEVVSEDEYQRRVDALNSEDLRALCKRLQITTKEELTTKHGTSNMAELELEALKPTLSEPSSLLQVEQIEKLAKTLPPRTFGYPWSLAFSTSKHGMSIKTLYRTMQAQDSPVLMIIKDSDGQLFGALASEPFKVSEGFYGTGETFLFTFCPELEVFKWTGDNMFFIKGDMDSLAFGGGGGEFGLWLDGDLYHGRSHSCKTFGNPLLSKKEDFFVQDIEIWSFE
- the LOC111852570 gene encoding oxidation resistance protein 1-like isoform X2, which gives rise to MQTRRQELLERFGKGPDTGLRFRDVLAACDPRRTSVTVQRMTDKEPLLRRPACNSGQKKETRRAAFQKPKGTTEYCVESRDTLNSIALKFDTTPNALVQLNKLFSRAVVPGQILYVPDPDYVSSAESSPSLSPVGPLSPTSSEADLEKLTTDSDGAPQKDIPVPQVHIPPRSTRVVSSTSEEEEALTEKFLKINCKYITDGKGIISGVLLVTPNNIMFDPHRADPLVLERGCEEYGIMCPLEEIMSATAYKEISDVKIKESIPADLEALLSGSDPGPPKRPTRADIMGPCPQDTGNDSGSTAPRSTEGSVSEEVFTESELSPIREELPSSDELHLNKSSGASSESVQTINQVKAPEAKEPEAESSSLGNSQSAPPAGEADGVESGISKSQEGLGKEETQKVGADEGLQVKTEEEPQTSELKKELDQKQDAAGPSEVPESQEMAEGMEARGEKQRQQTHRFLCLRVGRPMKKTFVSQASASMQQYAQRGRKHEYWFTVPQERSDHLYLFFVQWSPETYGDRGVIQAQEPGFKVVKRNEHIGVSEEEKTDISTKEWEVVSEDEYQRRVDALNSEDLRALCKRLQITTKEELTTKHGTSNMAELELEALKPTLSEPSSLLQVEQIEKLAKTLPPRTFGYPWSLAFSTSKHGMSIKTLYRTMQAQDSPVLMIIKDSDGQLFGALASEPFKVSEGFYGTGETFLFTFCPELEVFKWTGDNMFFIKGDMDSLAFGGGGGEFGLWLDGDLYHGRSHSCKTFGNPLLSKKEDFFVQDIEIWSFE
- the LOC111852570 gene encoding oxidation resistance protein 1-like isoform X5; this translates as MSLPWAFEGASGSSAGDSGQKKETRRAAFQKPKGTTEYCVESRDTLNSIALKFDTTPNALVQLNKLFSRAVVPGQILYVPDPDYVSSAESSPSLSPVGPLSPTSSEADLEKLTTDSDGAPQKDIPVPQVHIPPRSTRVVSSTSEEEEALTEKFLKINCKYITDGKGIISGVLLVTPNNIMFDPHRADPLVLERGCEEYGIMCPLEEIMSATAYKEISDVKIKESIPADLEALLSGSDPGPPKRPTRADIMGPCPQDTGNDSGSTAPRSTEGSVSEEVFTESELSPIREELPSSDELHLNKSSGASSESVQTINQVKAPEAKEPEAESSSLGNSQSAPPAGEADGVESGISKSQEGLGKEETQKVGADEGLQVKTEEEPQTSELKKELDQKQDAAGPSEVPESQEMAEGMEARGEKQRQQTHRFLCLRVGRPMKKTFVSQASASMQQYAQRGRKHEYWFTVPQERSDHLYLFFVQWSPETYGDRGVIQAQEPGFKVVKRNEHIGVSEEEKTDISTKEWEVVSEDEYQRRVDALNSEDLRALCKRLQITTKEELTTKHGTSNMAELELEALKPTLSEPSSLLQVEQIEKLAKTLPPRTFGYPWSLAFSTSKHGMSIKTLYRTMQAQDSPVLMIIKDSDGQLFGALASEPFKVSEGFYGTGETFLFTFCPELEVFKWTGDNMFFIKGDMDSLAFGGGGGEFGLWLDGDLYHGRSHSCKTFGNPLLSKKEDFFVQDIEIWSFE
- the LOC111852570 gene encoding oxidation resistance protein 1-like isoform X3, whose product is MFSTKRLKKKSQSVDITSQGYSGTLVKDNQHSPINRLVPSVARTTVSGEEEGRNATNSQRARSPRHSDLKRFYTMDSGQKKETRRAAFQKPKGTTEYCVESRDTLNSIALKFDTTPNALVQLNKLFSRAVVPGQILYVPDPDYVSSAESSPSLSPVGPLSPTSSEADLEKLTTDSDGAPQKDIPVPQVHIPPRSTRVVSSTSEEEEALTEKFLKINCKYITDGKGIISGVLLVTPNNIMFDPHRADPLVLERGCEEYGIMCPLEEIMSATAYKEISDVKIKESIPADLEALLSGSDPGPPKRPTRADIMGPCPQDTGNDSGSTAPRSTEGSVSEEVFTESELSPIREELPSSDELHLNKSSGASSESVQTINQVKAPEAKEPEAESSSLGNSQSAPPAGEADGVESGISKSQEGLGKEETQKVGADEGLQVKTEEEPQTSELKKELDQKQDAAGPSEVPESQEMAEGMEARGEKQRQQTHRFLCLRVGRPMKKTFVSQASASMQQYAQRGRKHEYWFTVPQERSDHLYLFFVQWSPETYGDRGVIQAQEPGFKVVKRNEHIGVSEEEKTDISTKEWEITTKEELTTKHGTSNMAELELEALKPTLSEPSSLLQVEQIEKLAKTLPPRTFGYPWSLAFSTSKHGMSIKTLYRTMQAQDSPVLMIIKDSDGQLFGALASEPFKVSEGFYGTGETFLFTFCPELEVFKWTGDNMFFIKGDMDSLAFGGGGGEFGLWLDGDLYHGRSHSCKTFGNPLLSKKEDFFVQDIEIWSFE